In the genome of Microbacterium saperdae, one region contains:
- a CDS encoding TetR/AcrR family transcriptional regulator → MPKIIDHDQRRRDIVEVAKSIILKGGFEAATMRSIAAEAGFANGALKHYFPGKESIVAATFETVLHQHDEWLQESISAGATPEQMLRQVLEGTLPSGVDEIASGRVLLALWEYAMSNDSLTELYRTHLGRWHAMLVERMEAAREAGAIREQDYAPFANEFISVAVGATVINLMYPDGERIADYQTYIDQFLARLR, encoded by the coding sequence ATGCCGAAGATCATCGACCACGACCAGCGTCGACGGGACATCGTCGAGGTGGCGAAGTCCATCATCCTCAAGGGCGGGTTCGAAGCGGCCACGATGCGCAGCATCGCGGCGGAGGCGGGCTTCGCGAACGGTGCGCTGAAGCACTACTTCCCCGGCAAGGAAAGCATCGTCGCGGCGACGTTCGAGACGGTGCTGCACCAACACGACGAATGGCTGCAGGAGTCGATCTCGGCGGGCGCGACGCCGGAGCAGATGCTCAGGCAGGTGCTCGAGGGGACGCTGCCGAGCGGAGTCGACGAGATCGCGAGCGGACGCGTGCTGTTGGCGCTCTGGGAGTACGCGATGTCGAACGACTCGCTGACGGAGCTCTACCGGACGCATCTCGGGCGCTGGCACGCGATGCTCGTCGAGCGCATGGAGGCCGCCCGCGAGGCGGGAGCCATCCGCGAGCAGGACTACGCCCCGTTCGCGAACGAGTTCATCTCGGTCGCGGTGGGCGCGACGGTCATCAACCTCATGTACCCCGACGGCGAGCGCATCGCCGACTACCAGACGTATATCGACCAGTTCCTGGCGCGGCTCCGCTGA
- a CDS encoding ATP-binding cassette domain-containing protein, which yields MNALLEVDNLVVDYGRGRTAFRALHGVSLDIAPGECLGLVGESGSGKSTLGKAILGLAPVTSGSIRFDGQDITRVSGRGRRALADDVQVVFQDPYGSLNPAMTIGDILAEPLLTTGIGAKAAEAKVREMLDRVSLPVAAMDRYPSEFSGGQRQRIAIARALVRGPRLIVCDEPVSALDLTTQATILDLFIELQRDTGVSYLFVSHDLGVVRRVCHRVAVMYRGELVEVGEGEQVTRAPRHAYSERLRLASPVADPAAQRARRAQWLALREVPDAAVR from the coding sequence GTGAACGCGCTGCTCGAGGTCGACAACCTCGTCGTCGACTACGGACGCGGGCGCACGGCCTTCCGCGCGCTGCACGGCGTCTCGCTCGACATCGCCCCGGGGGAGTGCCTCGGGTTGGTCGGCGAGTCCGGTTCGGGCAAGTCCACCCTCGGCAAGGCGATCCTGGGGCTCGCGCCGGTCACGAGCGGCAGCATCCGCTTCGACGGGCAGGACATCACCCGGGTGAGCGGCCGCGGGCGCCGCGCGCTGGCGGATGACGTGCAGGTCGTGTTCCAGGACCCCTACGGCTCCCTGAACCCGGCCATGACGATCGGCGACATCCTCGCGGAGCCCCTGCTCACCACCGGCATCGGGGCGAAGGCGGCGGAGGCGAAGGTGCGGGAGATGCTCGACCGCGTGAGCCTGCCCGTCGCCGCGATGGACCGCTACCCGAGCGAGTTCTCGGGAGGCCAGCGGCAGCGGATCGCGATCGCCCGTGCCCTCGTGCGCGGGCCGCGGCTCATCGTGTGCGATGAACCGGTCAGCGCGCTCGACCTCACCACGCAGGCGACGATCCTCGACCTGTTCATCGAGCTGCAGCGTGACACCGGGGTGTCGTACCTCTTCGTGTCGCACGATCTGGGCGTCGTGCGTCGAGTCTGCCATCGGGTGGCCGTGATGTATCGCGGCGAGCTCGTCGAGGTCGGCGAGGGCGAGCAGGTCACGCGGGCGCCGCGGCATGCGTACTCCGAACGCCTGCGTCTCGCCTCCCCGGTCGCCGACCCCGCTGCGCAACGCGCTCGCCGTGCGCAGTGGCTCGCTCTGCGGGAGGTGCCCGATGCGGCGGTACGGTAG